A window of the Vigna angularis cultivar LongXiaoDou No.4 chromosome 3, ASM1680809v1, whole genome shotgun sequence genome harbors these coding sequences:
- the LOC108326392 gene encoding COP1-interacting protein 7 isoform X4 — translation MAFARAAAAGFDIDYMPALMAFAECFEASRLMDGCRNFISLWKRKHESGQWLEIEATEVTPNRADTCAINASGIVISNMVTTSQTELDSESNGKTNSADRQPTAGYQDNVQGHFPNGGFSSWPVHSPPGALPMFQTYPVQGIPYYQSYPGNSPFVQPVSSPMDDSRLNANPNLNRRHSMDNGKYTAYETMNEMAMEREGSLTGERCKKDGRSGRHRSGMVVIRNINYITKTERSSGSGSCSDYSSETDEDKEVQASVKTSKRRGSSDKSLKRLNLSDKEVTHSGKDADGGQWLAFQNCLLRGVDEDRHVVDQDKFDEVRRKKLVARNDPIDFTERNMHEVQGSGALDMQRISNGLTHMPRSSSNDGFLLSRSSGQSVNGRSVDAMQSLEIDGRIGCRRGANDNFINGLGYSSNKLERKLFHDMNDDSYVVRVNDSGNLERNAIDMDSEFPKVHKKEENNSNYQPDELSLMPERRVEKGLMDYDRALDYEMQAQTGGGALQDKKNKGLKPRSKMMDKDLKSNPTPNSSYLKKTVGPVRRGKTSKPSPLDEARARAERLRNYKADLQKMKKEKEEEEVRRLNALKMERQRRIAAKSNSMATKSSTPPQQTKKQIPAKLSPSSYKGSKFSDSEPGSSSPFQRFPLRTASVGSNDSSKAPKTSRLNTNKLSRSAPSLPESKREKGDGTTDTKASITRIRRLSEPKMSTIRHTSSISVKPRGARTSSITKATNETDIRKISAIVNHDKSKTTTLPELRIGTSKTSDIGSSVKERTQKLNINNSLNLEGTLLKKNEFEISPIDDEDDNPIIEKTVVMLERDKPCAPNSNDGKAKEKTRILKGQYENDKVMEKTETVPSNVALHTSVSVDTETSDNKSRVKPGSSKVTMNDIEKEPTKSSSIHITDKTYHSPHVRVSSLEDCSTQSSEFGKAPSASFDSASIGMETFRSRVSDSRNSTLEKIPEVIEKPQVKESSKGLRRLLKFGKKNHDSPPAAGRNSIDGSEANEIGKNGSPNEVHTLKNLLSRDETPPSATPKKSSRSFSLLSPFRSNKGKKIMMS, via the exons ATGGCATTTGCACGTGCTGCTGCTGCTGGTTTTGACATTGACTACATGCCAGCTTTGATGGCATTTGCCGAATGCTTTGAAGCATCACGCttgat GGATGGTTGTAGAAATTTTATATCTCTATGGAAAAGAAAGCATGAAAGTGGCCAATGGCTTGAAATTGAAGCTACTGAAGTCACACCCAATCGTGCTGACACCTGTGCAATTAATGCTTCTGGCATAGTGATTTCTAATATGGTTACTACATCCCAAACTGAGTTGGACTCAGAAAGTAACGGGAAAACGAATTCAG CGGACAGACAACCAACTGCAGGTTACCAAGATAATGTTCAAGGTCATTTTCCAAATGGTGGCTTCTCCTCTTGGCCTGTTCATTCTCCCCCAGGTGCTTTACCCATGTTTCAGACTTATCCAGTGCAAGGGATACCCTACTATCAGAGTTATCCTGGCAACAGCCCATTTGTGCAGCCAGTTTCCTCACCTATGGATGACTCCAGACTAAATGCTAATCCAAATTTGAATAGAAGGCATTCAATGGATAATGGAAAGTATACTGCATATGAAACTATGAATGAAATGGCTATGGAAAGGGAAGGTTCACTGACTGGAGAACGATGTAAGAAGGATGGCCGATCAGGCAGACACAGATCTGGTATGGTGGTCATTCGGAACATCAATTACATAACAAAGACAGAAAGATCTTCTGGAAGTGGATCATGTTCAGATTATTCCTCTGAAACTGATGAAGATAAAGAGGTTCAGGCATCTGTCAAGACATCAAAAAGAAGAGGATCCAGTGACAAATCCTTGAAACGGCTGAATTTATCTGATAAGGAAGTAACACACTCTGGGAAAGATGCAGATGGAGGACAGTGGCTAGCGTTCCAAAATTGTTTACTGAGAGGCGTAGATGAAGATAGGCATGTTGTTGATCAAGACAAGTTTGATGAagtgagaagaaaaaaacttgTTGCAAGGAATGATCCTATAGATTTTACTGAGCGTAATATGCATGAAGTTCAAGGTAGTGGAGCCTTAGATATGCAGAGAATTAGCAATGGATTGACCCATATGCCTAGGTCATCATCTAATGATGGTTTCTTGTTATCAAGAAGCTCGGGACAGTCTGTTAATGGTAGGTCTGTGGATGCTATGCAGTCTTTAGAAATAGATGGAAGGATTGGTTGTAGAAGAGGGgcaaatgataattttattaatggaCTAGGTTATTCAAGCAATAAATTGGAAAGGAAGTTATTTCATGATATGAACGATGACTCCTATGTAGTCAGAGTCAATGATTCAGGAAATCTAGAGAGAAATGCTATTGATATGGACTCAGAGTTCCCAAAGGTACacaagaaggaagaaaataatTCCAATTATCAGCCAGATGAATTGAGTCTGATGCCTGAACGCCGAGTAGAAAAGGGGTTAATGGATTATGATCGTGCCTTAGACTATGAAATGCAGGCTCAGACAGGGGGTGGTGCTTTGCAAGATAAAAAGAACAAAGGTCTGAAACCAAGATCCAAGATGATGGATAAAGATCTGAAATCAAATCCTACACCAAATAGTTCTTATCTAAAAAAGACTGTTGGGCCAGTAAGGAGAGGAAAGACTAGTAAACCGAGTCCATTGGATGAAGCACGAGCACGTGCTGAAAGACTACGAAACTACAAAGCTGATCTccagaaaatgaagaaagagaag gaagaggaagaggtaaGACGCCTCAATGCTTTAAAGATGGAGAGGCAAAGGAGAATTGCTGCCAAGAGTAATTCAATGGCTACCAAGTCATCCACGCCACCACAGCAAACGAAGAAACAGATTCCCGCAAAGCTTTCTCCTAGTTCTTATAAAGGGTCTAAATTTAGTGATTCGGAGCCAGGTTCATCCTCACCCTTCCAAAGATTTCCACTCAGAACTGCTTCTGTTGGATCCAATGATTCTTCCAAAGCCCCAAAAACCAGCAGATTGAATACGAACAAATTAAGTCGATCGGCGCCTTCTCTGCCTGAATCCAAGCGAGAGAAGGGTGATGGTACCACTGATACTAAGGCATCAATTACTAGAATTAGAAGATTGTCAGAACCTAAAATGAGTACCATTCGTCATACTTCTTCAATATCTGTTAAACCAAGAGGTGCTAGGACAAGTTCAATTACTAAAGCAACTAATGAGACTGATATCAGAAAGATTTCTGCTATTGTGAATCATGATAAAAGCAAGACTACAACTCTCCCTGAACTAAGAATCGGAACATCTAAAACAAGTGACATTGGATCGTCAGTTAAAGAGAGGACACAGAAGCTGAATATTAACAACTCTTTGAATTTAGAAGGCACCTTGctgaagaaaaatgaatttgaaatctCACCTATTGACGATGAAGATGACAATCCTATTATTGAGAAGACTGTTGTAATGCTTGAACGTGATAAACCCTGTGCTCCCAATAGTAATGATGGCAaggcaaaagaaaaaacaaggaTACTGAAGGGACAGTATGAGAATGATAAAGTAATGGAGAAAACTGAAACAGTACCAAGTAATGTTGCTCTTCACACATCAGTTTCGGTAGATACAGAAACCTCAGACAATAAATCACGTGTGAAACCTGGATCATCCAAG GTTACAATGAATGATATAGAGAAAGAGCCTACAAAATCGTCTAGCATTCATATTACTGATAAAACATATCACTCCCCTCATGTTCGAGTTTCTTCTTTGGAAGATTGTAGTACACAAAGCTCTGAGTTCGGTAAAGCACCTTCTGCAAGCTTTGACAGTGCATCAATTGGTATGGAGACTTTTAGATCACGAGTGTCTGATTCCAGAAATTCAACTCTTGAGAAGATTCCTGAGGTGATTGAGAAGCCTCAGGTAAAGGAATCATCTAAGGGGTTGAGACGGCTgttaaaatttggaaaaaagaaCCATGACTCGCCACCTGCTGCTGGGCGCAACAGTATTGACGGCTCCGAAGCAAATGAGATTGGAAAGAATGGTTCCCCCAATGAAG TTCATACTCTGAAGAATTTGCTCTCTCGAGATGAAACTCCCCCAAGTGCAACTCCTAAAAAGT CTTCTCGCTCTTTCTCCTTGTTATCACCCTTTCGAAGCAACAAAGGAAAAAAGATAATGATGTCTTGA